The following are encoded together in the Salvia hispanica cultivar TCC Black 2014 chromosome 6, UniMelb_Shisp_WGS_1.0, whole genome shotgun sequence genome:
- the LOC125193639 gene encoding disease susceptibility protein LOV1-like, with amino-acid sequence MEVELLKEDDAWDLLKKKTFPPDINPEFVREESTCTLGKQMAKKCGYLPLAISLLGGVWSERNSTREWELVNENMDAYLYNIGDGDGNESKLEAVVNLSYDDLPYHLKLCFLYLGVLRDGESMAAVDLYRMWISQGMISEENSDKSPMELAEDYLRQLVSKSIVQAKRKDARHRTKFTSCNLHCVVRKLCLSMGKKEHYQVQTLEYTGGRFSSFLDHALSRVKTRHLVIHFKAELQEDDGECNDQLGKEDSCKHLRSLHLHNDITGRVNIELPSTVDFRRFKSLRSLAFEGFKFVRGKLPRGVTRLVHLRNLRFRKCELDELQSSISNLVYLEILDYLISKNTKIPNVLKKMVRLKQLLLPRYDRERIGDYRLKLDKGLDQLEALQGLNSLVHENSCYTRMKKLQRFSAYVFDKESYTAIMNAIDSNWERLVYTYIVVEEGWEFTSTNLNQAFTCRNLTDLVIYAHLGRLLTECWSNIICSNIAILCLNKCKIEEDPLEVLGNLASLKRLCFHLGSFIGERMRCPASSFPCLQVFELNDLQELREWKVDEGAMPLLLHLYIRRCLGMEMVPQGLIAMSNLQDLIIEGMPELGRRVMSDNGGREGEDFHKVRHVSKITIK; translated from the exons ATGGAAGTTGAGCTTCTAAAAGAGGATGATGCTTGGGACTTACTCAAGAAGAAGACATTTCCCCCTGACATCAATCCAG AGTTCGTACGTGAAGAATCTACGTGCACACTTGGGAAGCAAATGGCAAAGAAATGTGGTTATTTGCCTCTAGCAATCTCTTTACTTGGAGGGGTCTGGAGTGAGAGAAATTCAACGAGAGAGTGGGAGTTGGTGAATGAAAATATGGATGCATACTTATACAACATCGGAGATGGAGATGGAAATGAAAGTAAACTGGAAGCGGTAGTAAATTTAAGTTATGATGATTTACCTTATCATTTGAAGTTGTGCTTTCTGTATTTGGGTGTATTGAGAGATGGCGAAAGCATGGCTGCTGTTGATCTATATAGAATGTGGATATCACAGGGCATGATTTCAGAGGAGAATAGTGATAAATCTCCGATGGAGCTTGCAGAGGACTACTTAAGACAGCTGGTCTCGAAGAGCATTGTCCAAGCCAAACGTAAAGATGCCAGACACAGAACGAAATTCACGTCATGCAACCTTCATTGTGTAGTAAGAAAGCTATGTTTGTCGATGGGGAAAAAGGAGCACTACCAGGTGCAAACTCTCGAGTACACAGGTGGAAGATTTAGTTCCTTTCTAGACCATGCCCTGTCGCGTGTTAAAACGCGACATTTGGTTATCCATTTCAAAGCAGAGTTGCAAGAAGATGATGGTGAATGTAATGATCAGCTTGGAAAAGAAGATAGTTGCAAGCATTTAAGGTCACTTCATTTACATAATGATATAACAGGGAGGGTAAATATTGAGCTTCCAAGCACAGTTGATTTTCGAAGATTCAAATCGCTCAGAAGTCTAGCTTTCGAGGGATTCAAATTTGTACGAGGAAAGCTACCAAGAGGGGTTACTCGTCTTGTTCACCTCAGAAATCTGCGTTTCCGGAAATGTGAACTTGATGAGCTACAATCTTCCATAAGCAACCTGGTCTACTTAGAAATCCTTGATTACCTGATATCTAAGAATACAAAAATTCCAAATGTTTTGAAGAAGATGGTCCGGTTAAAACAACTGCTCCTTCCTCGTTATGACAGGGAAAGAATTGGGGATTATCGATTGAAATTGGATAAGGGTTTAGATCAGTTGGAGGCTCTACAGGGGCTGAACAGTTTAGTGCATGAGAATAGTTGTTATACGAGAATGAAGAAGCTCCAACGTTTCTCAGCGTATGTATTTGACAAGGAAAGCTATACAGCTATTATGAACGCCATTGATTCAAACTGGGAAAGGTTGGTGTACACTTATATAGTAGTGGAAGAAGGTTGGGAGTTCACATCAACGAACTTGAACCAAGCGTTCACATGCCGGAATCTTACTGACTTGGTGATTTATGCTCATTTGGGGAGGCTACTAACGGAGTGCTGGAGCAACATCATTTGCTCAAACATAGCAATATTATGCTTGAACAAATGCAAAATTGAGGAAGATCCATTGGAGGTACTCGGAAACCTTGCTTCCTTGAAACGCCTGTGTTTCCACTTGGGATCATTCATCGGTGAAAGGATGAGGTGCCCTGCATCCAGTTTTCCTTGCCTCCAGGTGTTTGAACTGAATGACTTGCAAGAGTTGAGGGAGTGGAAAGTTGATGAAGGTGCCATGCCTCTTCTATTGCATTTGTATATTCGCCGTTGTCTTGGTATGGAGATGGTTCCACAAGGATTGATTGCTATGTCTAATCTTCAAGATCTGATCATTGAAGGAATGCCAGAATTGGGAAGAAGGGTTATGTCTGATAATGGTGGTAGAGAAGGAGAGGATTTCCACAAAGTTCGCCATGTCAGTAAAATTACCATCAAATAA
- the LOC125194564 gene encoding F-box protein PP2-B1-like, giving the protein MDLLSTLPEECLSEILQRTSPADALRFATVSKGLKSAADADAVWDGFLPEDLPEIISRSVSLVVYATKKELYLSLCNSPILIDAGKLSFCLERKKGKKCYMVGAKELGIIWCGDTSGFWELTPHPDSRFSEVALLNEVFWLEIRGTINTRMLSSHTVYGCYLVFKLDQSPRGLQSANAFVRFTNDEVDGDDERAAILDHFERENGRDRCRGSGKGPVRIGDGLTEISKVHLQCPSRSQQRESGRVAVGRGDGWMEVELDSFYNDGGDDGVVETWLMGKDGSQMKSGLIVEGIEFRPKPIYTSFQGFEFPSILKERATNMSKNYDNWEKLVGAVLKLEQFRQLAALNSTSCSTISDDDISFSWLDDDAPKHPTLSLYYDATYTATIWGMFLSPPQETIPRLVPGKVVFLPVEAREFMIQTQDSPAQDFPFSSNDSGFETVEINSFSAVDIRGKIGTRLLTSKTIYGAYLIFKLAYDPYDGERDRGREKAVCRSDGWTEFQIGSFYVDGGDKQEVEAHVAETSNRWKGGLIVGGIEFRPLVSVKQL; this is encoded by the exons ATGGACCTTTTATCTACGTTGCCGGAGGAGTGTTTATCGGAGATTCTGCAGCGAACTTCGCCTGCGGATGCCTTAAGATTCGCTACGGTCTCAAAAGGGTTGAAATCCGCGGCTGATGCCGACGCTGTTTGGGACGGATTTCTGCCGGAGGATTTGCCGGAAATTATATCAAGATCTGTATCTCTGGTAGTTTACGCCACGAAGAAAGAGCTATACTTGAGCCTTTGCAACTCTCCCATTCTTATCGATGCTGGAAAATTG AGCTTTTGTCTGGAAAGAAAGAAGGGGAAGAAGTGCTACATGGTGGGAGCAAAGGAGCTGGGAATTATCTGGTGTGGCGACACCTCAGGTTTCTGGGAGCTGACACCCCATCCAGATTCAAG ATTCTCAGAGGTTGCTCTGTTAAACGAAGTTTTCTGGCTTGAAATCAGAGGCACCATAAACACACGGATGCTATCCTCCCACACTGTCTACGGATGTTATCTCGTCTTCAAGCTAGACCAGAGTCCTCGCGGACTCCAATCAGCAAATGCGTTTGTGAGATTCACGAATGATGAAGTCGACGGTGATGATGAGAGGGCAGCTATTCTGGATCACTTCGAGCGGGAGAATGGTCGTGACCGATGCAGAGGGAGTGGCAAGGGGCCGGTAAGGATAGGCGACGGCTTGACAGAGATTTCGAAGGTGCACCTGCAATGCCCCAGCAGATCTCAGCAGCGGGAGAGTGGAAGAGTAGCTGTTGGGAGAGGTGATGGATGGATGGAGGTGGAGTTGGATAGCTTCTATAACGATGGAGGTGACGACGGCGTGGTGGAGACATGGCTGATGGGGAAGGATGGCTCTCAAATGAAGTCGGGTCTCATCGTTGAGGGCATTGAGTTTAGGCCTAAGCCA ATATACACTTCGTTTCAAGGATTTGAG TTCCCCTCAATTTTGAAAGAAAGAGCGACCAATATGTCGAAAAACTACGACAATTGGGAGAAGCTAGTCGGAGCCGTGCTGAAGTTAGAGCAGTTCAGGCAACTTGCTGCGCTCAACTCAACAAGTTGCAGCACCATCAGCGACGACGACATATCATTTTCATGGCTTGACGATGACGCCCCAAAACATCCAACACTCTCACTTTATTATGATGCAACATATACGGCAACCATTTGGGGAATGTTCCTTTCTCCACCTCAAGAAACAATACCAAGATTGGTACCTGGG AAAGTGGTGTTTCTTCCGGTTGAAGCTAGAGAATTTATGATTCAGACTCAAGATTCTCCAGCGCAGGATTTTCCTTTCTCTAGCAACGATTCCGG GTTTGAAACAGTGGAGATCAATTCTTTTTCAGCAGTCGATATTCGAGGGAAGATCGGAACGCGTCTGCTGACCTCCAAGACCATTTATGGGGCGTATCTAATCTTTAAATTAGCATACGACCCCTATGATGGCGAGAGGGACAGAGGGAGAGAGAAGGCAGTATGCCGTAGTGATGGATGGACAGAATTCCAAATAGGAAGTTTTTATGTGGATGGCGGAGACAAGCAGGAGGTGGAAGCGCATGTCGCCGAGACAAGTAATCGGTGGAAGGGTGGTCTTATAGTTGGGGGAATCGAGTTTCGACCTCTTGTCAGCGTTAAGCAACTCTGA
- the LOC125197308 gene encoding putative pentatricopeptide repeat-containing protein At1g12700, mitochondrial, with protein sequence MSRTAAASAIQLIARGVLVNSSRKSDTFPPPISICCSYFHNIAPNPAIDFSRVNKLDDALCLFQEMVRMRPQPSVRVYNKLLSVIAKMKHYSIALNVFDEMRQTGAPVNEFTMNILIDCCCLSNRTDLGFVILGSFYKRGYEPGAATFSTLIKGLFLDHKVAEAEKLFKKILLLKFCEPSDVMILTVINGLCKAGLAATARELLHRLARTRWRPDVKAYNATIDALCKRGMLDDAFEILSVMIQRDISPIVSTYNPLIQGLCDAGRWEEVKDLVNKMVISGIPLNVVTCTIVVDAFCKEGNLEDAEDLIEIMKGQDIRLDVVACNALIDGYCLQGKMKKAEEVFDSIARRGLKPSIITYNSVINGYCKKGKISKAWGLFHEIPRQGLKYTAATYNTMIDGLFGERRFGDGWKLFNDMEVQQVAPNLTTYSILLDHLCRMQQIAEAFSLLHTMKEKGFTPDVITYGTLIHGLCKAGQLNSALEVFNQLPSRGLKPNVQIYNMILGSLCQEGFVEDAKSLLIEMERSCCARNSVTYNVIIQGLLKKNDVFNAIPFLKEMCERELSADTGTMSMLLDQVEGKNEDDILFEMIKKVVPKGLREG encoded by the coding sequence ATGAGCCGAACAGCCGCTGCATCTGCGATTCAGCTAATTGCAAGAGGAGTTTTGGTTAACTCTTCGCGCAAATCCGATACTTTTCCTCCTCCAATCTCAATTTGCTGTTCATATTTCCATAATATCGCGCCGAACCCCGCAATAGATTTCAGCCGTGTTAATAAACTAGATGATGCGCTTTGCCTGTTTCAAGAAATGGTTAGGATGCGGCCGCAACCATCTGTCCGGGTATACAACAAGCTGCTGTCAGTTATTGCGAAGATGAAGCACTACTCCATTGCCCTTAACGTGTTCGACGAAATGCGTCAAACGGGTGCCCCTGTAAACGAGTTCACGATGAACATCTTGATTGACTGCTGCTGCCTTTCGAATCGGACGGACTTAGGGTTTGTTATATTGGGCAGCTTTTACAAGCGCGGCTACGAGCCTGGTGCTGCGACATTCAGCACTCTGATAAAAGGGCTGTTTTTGGACCACAAGGTTGCTGAGGCAGAGAAGCTCTTCAAAAAGATTCtgcttttgaaattttgtgagCCTAGTGATGTTATGATTCTCACTGTGATAAACGGGCTTTGTAAAGCTGGACTTGCTGCTACTGCGCGTGAATTGCTTCACAGATTGGCGAGAACGAGGTGGAGACCCGATGTTAAGGCGTATAATGCCACAATTGACGCGTTATGCAAAAGGGGGATGTTGGATGATGCTTTCGAGATCCTATCTGTGATGATTCAACGAGATATTTCTCCCATTGTTTCAACATATAATCCGTTGATTCAGGGCTTGTGTGATGCTGGCAGATGGGAAGAGGTTAAAGACTTGGTGAATAAAATGGTAATCTCTGGAATCCCTTTAAATGTGGTCACTTGCACTATAGTTGTGGATGCGTTTTGCAAGGAGGGAAATTTGGAAGATGCTGAGGATCttattgaaattatgaaaGGACAAGATATTCGTCTAGATGTTGTTGCGTGCAATGCACTTATAGATGGATACTGTTTGCaagggaaaatgaagaaagcaGAGGAAGTGTTTGATTCTATTGCACGTAGAGGCCTTAAGCCTTCTATCATTACCTATAACAGCGTGATCAATGGATACTGCAAGAAAGGGAAAATAAGTAAAGCTTGGGGTCTTTTTCATGAGATTCCTCGGCAAGGTTTGAAGTATACAGCAGCTACCTACAACACCATGATAGATGGATTGTTTGGTGAACGTAGATTTGGGGATGGCTGGAAGCTTTTCAATGACATGGAAGTTCAACAAGTAGCTCCAAATTTAACTACCTACAGTATATTGTTGGACCATTTGTGTAGGATGCAGCAAATTGCTGAAGCATTCTCACTTCTCCATACAATGAAGGAAAAGGGTTTTACTCCAGACGTAATTACATATGGTACTCTAATTCATGGTTTGTGCAAAGCCGGGCAGCTGAACTCTGCTCTGGAGGTTTTTAACCAACTTCCTTCCAGAGGATTGAAACCCAATGTTCAAATATATAACATGATCCTTGGCTCGCTCTGTCAAGAAGGATTTGTGGAGGATGCTAAATCTTTGCTTATTGAGATGGAGAGAAGTTGTTGTGCACGAAACAGTGTAACATACAATGTTATCATCCAAGGGTTGctaaagaaaaatgatgtCTTTAATGCAATTCCATTCTTGAAGGAAATGTGTGAAAGAGAACTCTCTGCAGATACTGGGACTATGTCCATGTTACTCGATCAAGTAGAAGGGAAAAATGAAGATGATATTCTTTTTGAAATGATTAAGAAAGTTGTGCCTAAAGGACTCCGTGAAGGATGA
- the LOC125194562 gene encoding uncharacterized protein LOC125194562: MLSSNTIYGCYLVFKLDRNSYGLESSNAFVRFMNDKVDGDDEILDHFRRENARDHHSRTGEAPVRIGDGLTEIAEVHLQRPTGKSESPGKQNSWGRNYRPHGRRRPSPPPVRIGDGFMKKDEMQRANGSQSGRVAVRRGDGWMEVEWEASITIEVTTAWWRHGCWGRKAINGSRVSSFRIYTSVQGFEKPESEEIESARSTGSNQEMSENSMKKSRVDPLKLLN, translated from the exons ATGCTCTCCTCCAACACCATCTACGGATGTTATCTAGTCTTCAAGCTGGATCGAAATAGTTACGGACTCGAATCGTCCAATGCATTTGTGAGATTCATGAATGATAAAGTCGACGGCGATGATGAGATTCTGGATCACTTCAGGCGGGAGAATGCTCGCGACCACCACAGCCGGACTGGAGAGGCGCCGGTAAGGATAGGCGACGGCTTGACTGAGATTGCTGAGGTGCACCTCCAACGCCCAACTGGAAAGTCGGAGTCCCCCGGGAAACAGAACTCGTGGGGTAGAAACTACCGACCCCATGGTCGACGGAGACCCAGCCCTCCGCCGGTAAGGATAGGCGATGGGTTTATGAAGAAGGATGAGATGCAACGCGCCAATGGTTCTCAGAGTGGAAGAGTGGCTGTGAGGAGAGGCGATGGATGGATGGAGGTGGAGTGGGAAGCTTCTATAACGATCGAGGTGACGACGGCGTGGTGGAGACATGGCTGTTGGGGAAGGAAGGCCATCAATGGAAGTCGGGTCTCATCGTTCAGG ATATACACTTCGGTTCAAGGATTTGAG AAGCCAGAAAGCGAAGAAATAGAGAGTGCAAGGTCAACCGGATCAAATCAAGAAATGAGCGAAAACAGCATGAAAAAGAGCCGAGTTGATCCGTTGAAGTTGCTGAACTGA
- the LOC125192827 gene encoding uncharacterized protein LOC125192827, producing the protein MSNHYDNWERLVEAVLRRQHDREIALCPSTNSSPSSSRSSSFDSEFYDQLHAAIIKYSNSQIFPFPSATMVKIVVMLSMNDEKSRTKALKLTVEISGIQSVALAGAGAEKSQLVVVGECIDAVELLQQLRKGVGYAELVSVGRDGANMGQVAAPAEAWTVPVPIPPRAPPGLPARVYTFFKERVRKRIVFYWHVTF; encoded by the exons ATGAGTAATCACTACGACAATTGGGAGAGGCTAGTAGAGGCCGTGCTGCGCCGGCAGCACGACCGGGAGATAGCCCTGTGCCCTTCAACGAATTCTAGCCCCTCCAGCTCTCGATCTTCCAGTTTTGACAGCGAATTTTATGATCAGCTACACGCTGCCATCATCAAGTACTCCAACAGCcaaatttttccatttccctCGGCAACTATG GTTAAGATTGTGGTGATGTTGTCGATGAACGACGAGAAATCCCGTACCAAAGCCCTAAAACTCACGGTCGAGATATCCGGCATCCAATCGGTGGCTCTGGCGGGGGCGGGGGCGGAGAAGAGTCAgctggtggtggtgggggAGTGCATCGACGCGGTAGAGCTCTTGCAGCAGCTGAGGAAGGGCGTGGGGTACGCGGAGCTTGTGAGCGTGGGCAGGGACGGAGCCAACATGGGCCAAGTCGCTGCTCCAGCGGAGGCTTGGACGGTGCCAGTCCCAATACCCCCACGGGCCCCACCAGGGTTGCCTGCTCGTGTTTATACGTTTTTTAAGGAGAGGGTTAGAAAGAGAATTGTGTTTTACTGGCATGTCACCTTTTAA
- the LOC125194565 gene encoding probable disease resistance protein RF9, translating to MADAAVGFALKEIRMLISEQGKLLCGLGSAVEALETQLKEMKYLLEDADTRRHQSKTITNWIAEIRGLAYRAEAAIEMHSAQATSMRKRGLKNLIIRYSCFLAECYSLRQLAVEISDIESKLEHINKEMQESGVKRSIIDHTRENSAASDSTRKTFPNFEMDECFVGKEDDLKRLVSLVADDEEEHRVVSVWGMGGIGKTAIVKRVYNQIIEAKKGGFECFAWFCVTQQCRVRSVLEGVLKQLNPKRKEGVWNLNVEEMIEQLCEIQRCKRCLVVLDDVWEIRDWEELKHAFYVRDLRSKILVTTRKRDVAEIGFPVEVGLLNVDDGWELLKKKAFPHGNNPEFVTEEKSVEKIGKEMVGKCGNLPLAICLLGGMLRKKNSLKDWESVNEKFNVVLYCGHDKRDSGIDGVVNLSYENLPYYLKPCFLYLGIFKEDESIDVDHVYGMWIAQGMISNESIRQKDETLMDVAELYLSELASTSLVQVETTEDYLAPTRKFDTCKLHDVVRELCIKIGENEGFGVEISEFKDGRFSTIPRVARHMSIYFKNKHSRLINSARREEHLSKHLRSLRILNDVTWDAIEFGVIEFPPQSIVDFKKYKFLRELVIESFKFEGGKLPKGITDLVLLRCIRLQHCVLDKLPSSVRNLVYLDTIDLVGSWNVRVPNVLNELFRLKHLFLPPYEKDHKVVNHRLRLAEGVGELESLAGFNSTVHELKCATTIKNLRVFSAEIHDNDSLLVILNAIATSWNKLQICVVEIEEGCRLRGEERLMELLLACPNLYYLRISVETEQRLPVSSDFIRSRLVRLHLLSSGIEHDPMGILGKLPCLVELCLRWGSFVGEEMTCRESNFHRLKRLELTGLPRLREWRVERGAMPLLYEIEFDNCPDLEMIPDGLRWISSLKRVTVFNMPGLGKRVLESGEDFHKLSHVPSINVIHD from the exons ATGGCGGATGCAGCAGTTGGCTTCGCTCTGAAAGAAATCCGCATGTTAATCTCCGAACAAGGAAAGCTCTTATGCGGCCTTGGCAGCGCAGTGGAGGCGCTCGAGACGCAGCTGAAAGAGATGAAGTATCTCCTTGAAGACGCTGACACAAGGCGACACCAAAGCAAAACCATCACCAACTGGATCGCCGAGATCAGAGGCCTCGCATACAGAGCCGAAGCCGCCATTGAAATGCACTCCGCCCAAGCCACTTCAATGAGAAAAAGAGGCCTCAAAAATCTCATCATCAGATACTCTTGCTTCCTCGCAGAATGCTACTCTCTCCGACAGCTAGCGGTTGAGATCTCAGATATCGAGTCGAAGCTCGAACATATCAACAAGGAGATGCAAGAAAGCGGCGTAAAAAGGAGCATCATTGATCATACAAGGGAAAACTCAGCTGCCTCCGACAGCACGAGGAAAACCTTCCCGAATTTTGAGATGGACGAGTGCTTTGTCGGTAAGGAGGATGACCTGAAGCGGCTTGTATCGCTAGTGGCCGATGACGAGGAAGAGCATCGGGTTGTTTCAGTGTGGGGGATGGGTGGTATAGGCAAGACGGCGATTGTGAAAAGGGTGTACAACCAAATAATTGAGGCCAAAAAGGGTGGCTTTGAATGTTTCGCGTGGTTTTGCGTGACTCAGCAATGCCGGGTTCGGTCGGTTTTGGAGGGAGTGCTGAAGCAGCTGAATCCGAAGAGGAAGGAAGGGGTGTGGAATCTGAATGTGGAGGAGATGATCGAGCAGCTGTGTGAGATACAGAGATGTAAGAGATGCTTGGTTGTTTTGGACGATGTTTGGGAGATTAGGGATTGGGAGGAGTTGAAGCATGCCTTTTATGTCCGAGATTTGCGGAGCAAGATTTTGGTGACGACGAGAAAAAGGGATGTAGCGGAGATTGGATTTCCGGTTGAAGTTGGGCTTCTCAATGTGGACGATGGCTGGGAATTGCTCAAGAAGAAAGCATTCCCTCATGGGAACAATCCAG AATTCGTAACAGAAGAAAAATCTGTCGAAAAAATTGGGAAAGAAATGGTAGGGAAATGCGGCAATTTGCCGCTAGCAATTTGTTTACTTGGTGGGATGTTGAGAAAGAAAAACTCATTAAAGGATTGGGAGTCAGTAAATGAGAAGTTCAATGTAGTTCTATATTGCGGCCACGACAAAAGGGACAGTGGCATTGATGGAGTGGTAAATTTAAGCTATGAAAATCTACCTTATTATTTGAAACCGTGCTTTCTCTACCTCGGTATATTCAAAGAGGACGAAAGCATAGATGTTGATCATGTATATGGGATGTGGATAGCACAAGGCATGATTTCGAATGAGAGTATTCGACAAAAGGATGAAACTTTAATGGACGTCGCAGAGCTCTACTTAAGCGAGCTGGCCTCTACGTCCCTTGTCCAAGTTGAAACAACTGAGGATTATCTTGCACCCAcaagaaaatttgatacatgcAAACTTCATGATGTAGTAAGAGAACtatgtataaaaataggagaaaATGAGGGCTTTGGTGTGGAGATTTCCGAGTTTAAAGATGGGAGGTTTAGTACCATACCACGAGTAGCACGACATATGTCGatctatttcaaaaataaacacaGCCGTCTTATAAACTCAGCTCGTAGAGAAGAACACCTTAGCAAACATTTAAGATCTCTTCGAATACTCAATGATGTAACATGGGATGCCATTGAATTTGGTGTTATTGAATTTCCACCACAAAGTATAGTTGATTTCAAGAAATACAAATTTCTAAGGGAGCTAGTAATCGAGTCATTCAAATTTGAAGGAGGGAAGTTACCGAAAGGAATCACGGATCTTGTTCTCCTTCGATGTATTCGTTTGCAACATTGTGTTCTTGATAAGCTACCGTCGTCTGTAAGAAATTTGGTCTACTTGGATACCATCGATTTAGTTGGCTCATGGAATGTTCGAGTACCTAATGTTTTGAATGAGTTGTTTCGGTTGAAACACTTGTTCCTCCCTCCTTATGAGAAGGACCACAAGGTTGTAAATCATCGGTTGAGATTGGCCGAGGGTGTAGGTGAGTTGGAGAGCCTGGCAGGGTTCAACAGCACTGTCCATGAATTAAAATGTGCTACAACAATCAAGAATCTCAGGGTTTTTTCAGCAGAAATACACGACAACGATAGCTTGTTAGTTATTCTCAATGCCATCGCTACAAGCTGGAACAAGCTACAGATATGTGTTGTTGAGATTGAAGAGGGCTGCCGGCTTAGAGGTGAGGAAAGGCTGATGGAGTTATTGCTTGCATGTCCCAATCTTTATTACTTGAGAATATCCGTTGAGACGGAACAACGCTTACCGGTGAGTAGTGACTTCATTAGGTCAAGGCTTGTGCGGTTGCACTTGTTGAGCTCTGGGATTGAGCATGATCCGATGGGGATATTGGGAAAGCTTCCTTGCTTGGTTGAACTGTGTTTGAGATGGGGATCGTTTGTTGGGGAGGAGATGACGTGTCGTGAATCCAATTTTCATCGCCTCAAGAGGCTTGAGCTTACCGGTTTGCCAAGGTTGAGGGAGTGGAGGGTGGAGCGAGGAGCTATGCCCCTCCTTTATGAGATAGAGTTTGATAATTGTCCGGATTTGGAGATGATTCCGGATGGATTGAGATGGATTTCTAGTCTCAAAAGAGTCACAGTTTTTAACATGCCAGGGTTGGGAAAGAGGGTTTTGGAATCAGGAGAGGATTTCCATAAATTAAGCCATGTCCCTTCAATTAATGTCATCCATGACTAG
- the LOC125194563 gene encoding putative disease resistance protein At1g50180 — MTQPPAYRTNLFSRNQIQGSNVESTKKDKFLNGVVKDVKELENQLREMKYLLKDASRKPHQCESVRGWISDARDLAYAAEDAIAVYAVESYSHWWKRYAGIYPLHHLQSEISCIKSSIAGLRKSMQDYGIKSILDIDRAGSSDLNWSRRTFPDFLVEDCFVGKEDELRTLVSRLVGGDSHRVISVWGMGGIGKTTIAKNAYNHRTVTSFFESFAWVCVTQKCNVRSVLEDVLKQLAPESVGGVSSLGDMQLNQQLCQIQSAKRCLIPAPRKAKS; from the exons ATGACTCAGCCACCCGCCTATAGAACAAATCTATTCTCCAGAAACCAGATCCAAGGGAGCAACGTTGAATCCACAA AGAAAGACAAGTTCTTAAACGGCGTTGTAAAGGATGTGAAGGAGCTGGAGAATCAGCTGAGAGAGATGAAGTATCTCCTCAAAGACGCTAGCCGAAAGCCGCATCAATGCGAGAGCGTGCGCGGCTGGATAAGCGACGCGAGAGATCTCGCATACGCAGCTGAAGACGCAATCGCAGTATACGCCGTCGAGAGCTATTCCCATTGGTGGAAACGATATGCCGGAATCTATCCACTCCACCACCTGCAGTCCGAGATCTCTTGCATCAAGTCCTCCATAGCAGGACTCCGAAAAAGCATGCAAGACTACGGCATAAAGAGCATCTTAGACATAGACAGAGCCGGAAGCTCTGACTTAAACTGGTCCAGGAGAACGTTCCCTGATTTTCTCGTGGAAGACTGTTTTGTAGGGAAGGAGGATGAGCTGAGAACGCTTGTTTCTCGGCTTGTCGGCGGCGACAGCCACAGAGTTATTTCAGTATGGGGCATGGGTGGCATAGGCAAAACCACAATTGCCAAAAATGCGTACAATCACAGGACTGTGACAAGTTTCTTTGAATCTTTCGCGTGGGTTTGCGTTACTCAAAAGTGTAACGTTCGATCAGTTTTGGAGGATGTTCTGAAGCAGCTAGCGCCAGAGAGTGTGGGAGGCGTTTCGAGTCTTGGTGATATGCAGTTGAATCAGCAGCTCTGTCAGATACAAAGTGCTAAGCGATGCCTGATT CCCGCACCTCGCAAAGCAAAATCTTGA